Proteins co-encoded in one Sparus aurata chromosome 18, fSpaAur1.1, whole genome shotgun sequence genomic window:
- the LOC115568466 gene encoding transcription factor 7-like 1 isoform X1 has product MEQVNADDHHGLLGTSWEEFSSLVQDSLMVLLDNQPIPSPPPPHTARLELNAQPQPVPEPSQFGGYGPCRPGAYSQAQYLSCEWPVIGGPLPAAPALSHPAAAPPHTYNSVPVVRLPEGFDHSLQCVGMMNGEPVYTLPAAVFPLPFSLPAAPQPSTSNSNKRKAESEQEDDRPYVKRPPNAFMLYVKEHRPHVEEDIKKKGNGAVNRVLGQRWRSLSEEQQAIYLHQAERERELHALRYPGWSVRQNYGKKRKKERGKAPKDLDFTENSGGATLPSDSPSSVTYHTRKQPWCSCHRHRLQ; this is encoded by the exons ATGGAGCAGGTGAATGCCGACGACCACCACGGTCTGTTGGGGACAAGTTGGGAGGAGTTTTCTTCCCTTGTCCAGGACTCCCTTATGGTCTTACTGGACAACCAACCAAtcccttcacctcctcctccccacacGGCTAGGCTGGAACTGAACGCCCAGCCTCAGCCTGTGCCTGAACCCAGTCAGTTTGGAGGATATGGTCCATGTCGCCCTGGGGCTTATAGCCAGGCACAG TACCTGTCGTGTGAGTGGCCCGTGATAGGAGGCCCGTTACCTGCAGCACCAGCCCTCAGTCACCCTGCTGCTGCCCCTCCACACACA tATAACAGTGTACCAGTGGTGAGGCTCCCCGAAGGCTTCGACCACAGCCTGCAGTGTGTGGGAATGAT GAATGGAGAGCCCGTGTACACTCTTCCAGCCGCAGTTTTCCCTCTTCCTTTTTCGCTCCCTGCTGCTCCTCAGCCGAGCACCTCCAACTCAAA cAAGAGAAAGGCTGAAAGTGAGCAGGAGGACGACCGGCCGTACGTTAAAAGGCCGCCAAATGCTTTCATGCTTTACGTGAAGGAACACAGGCCCCATGTCGAGGAGGACATTAAGAAGAAGGGAAATGGGGCTGTGAATAGAGTCCTTGGACAGAGA TGGAGGTCActgtcagaggagcagcaggccaTATACCTTCACCAGGccgaaagagaaagagagctcCACGCCCTGAGATACCCCGGCTGGTCAGTCAGACAAAACTAT ggcaaaaagaggaagaaggagaggggaAAAGCTCCTAAAG ACCTCGACTTCACAGAGAACTCTGGAGGAGCCACGCTCCCCTCAGACAGTCCCAGTTCCGTCACATACCACACCAGGAAACAGCCATGGTGCAGCTGCCACAGGCACAGACTCCAGTGA
- the LOC115569064 gene encoding calnexin-like: MEMDFVLLCTLLVASVTPASAAAQPGIIESLLLATVKRPWLWGVYVFAVGLPAILFISFMWPDKRFGPPDQEYYYKKSDEDQPDDLEFTQSTESVDIKGKANKAVARRRDTQGSQRKSDLDLKDH; this comes from the exons ATGGAGATggactttgtgttgttgtgcacTCTGCTGGTAGCCAGTGTGACACCAGCGTCTGCTGCCGCACAG CCTGGTATCATAGAGAGCCTCCTATTGGCCACTGTCAAGCGACCCTGGCTCTGGGGTGTCTACGTCTTTGCTGTTGGACTTCCGGCCATTCTCTTTATAAGCTTTATGTGGCCTGACAAG AGGTTTGGACCCCCTGATCAAGAGTATTACTATAAGAAGTCTGATGAGGATCAACCAGACGATCTGGAGTTCACACAGAGCACAGAATCAGTTGATATCAAAg GAAAGGCTAACAAAGCTGTAGCACGGAGGAGAGACACTCAAGGTAGCCAGAGGAAGTCTGACCTAGACCTGAAG gaTCATTGA
- the snx25 gene encoding sorting nexin-25 — translation MPTPSTTITPPAGGSSSTGGEEGPMSATSTSSIGSSFRFVPAFCLGVVAAVVFQLAWGGLSLTSFFLKLFIYVSFALLCFLAGSFVLLVRKSPLKVSCFDRNRRQSAVRLGFFEKLMARFLVPVQESSQSRRVVVSHNVDKAMKEVFDYAYRDYILSWYIPLSRDEGQLYSMLSEDWWQMIGQLRSRLAEIDLVNVVCYDSIRILHTHFTDLKAASARPEECSRPFPLHPCLVSPDSEMAFLRCVARILLLCLLPQKDAKSHTLRCCLTEVITTKVLKPLVEVLSDPDSINRMLLSQLEQREQQAEQQKKAYTYAASYEDFIKLISTSADVNFLKQLRYQIVVEIIHATTISSLPQLKKQKERKGKESAAMKADLLRARDMKRYINQLTVAKKQCEKRIRLLGGPNYENNEEGGTDDSDEPQSQKILQFDDILCNPGYREHFRVYMERVDKRALISFWELVETLKTANKNEVPQIVGEIYQKFFVESREIPVEKFLLKEIQQSLVGNRGTQVFVRLQEQVAETMRERYYPSFLVSDLYDRLIKRDEQQSHSQCSTEEKEEGCQGLDAGEEVGDEGSKGINEQASYAATKLRQLYDKLEYKRQALGSIQNAPKPDKKIVSKLKEEIGAMEREHSELQQHITRTDWWCENLGHWRATITTAEATEEGGETVACYSVCVSLMEGEEMTNSRWSVQRKLTEFQMLHRKLTECFPSLKKLQLPSLSKLPFKSIDQKFLEKSKTQLNAFLQRLLIDERLCQSEALYAFLSPSPEHLKVMSIQKKSSFSLASFLERLPGDFFSHTEEEADDDSDLSDYGDETDGKRDALAEPCFMLIGEIFELRGMFKWVRKTLIALVQVTFGRTINKQIRDTVNWIFCEQMLVCYISVFRDTFWPNGKLAPHVKVRTDSERRETKERAQQKLLDNIPDALVNLVGQQNSRYGIIKIFNALQEASANKHLLYVLMEMLLKEVCPELSTEVDNN, via the exons ATGCCCACCCCCTCAACTACCATCACACCACCGGCTGGAGGGAGTAGCAGCACCGGAGGAGAAGAGGGGCCCATGTctgccacctccacctcttccatCGGCTCCTCTTTCCGCTTCGTCCCGGCTTTCTGCCTGGGCGTGGTGGCAGCAGTAGTGTTTCAGCTGGCCTGGGGAGGCCTGAGTCTCACCTCTTTCTTCTTAAAGTTGTTCATCTATGTGTCATTCGCCCTGCTGTGTTTCCTGGCCGGGAGCTTTGTTCTGCTAGTCAGGAAGAGTCCTCTTAAAGTCAGCTGCTTTGACAGAAACAGGAGGCAGTCAGCTGTGCGGCTCGGGTTCTTCGAGAAGCTCATG gCCCGTTTTTTGGTGCCAGTTCAGGAGTCCAGCCAGAGCAGGAGGGTGGTGGTTTCACACAATGTGGACAAAGCAATGAAGGAAG TGTTTGACTATGCCTACAGAGACTACATCCTGTCCTGGTACATCCCCTTGAGTCGTGATGAGGGCCAGTTGTATTCCATGCTGTCGGAGGACTGGTGGCAGATGATTGGGCAATTGAGATCCAGACTTGCTGAAATTGACCTCGTCAACGTGGTGTGTTATGACTCCATCCGAATCCTACATACACACTTCACCGACCTCAAGGCTGCATCTGCAAG ACCAGAGGAGTGTTCTCGGCCGTTTCCTCTCCATCCCTGTTTGGTCAGTCCAGACTCAGAGATGGCCTTCCTCCGCTGTGTAGCTAGAATACTGCTGCTATGTCTGCTGCCACAAAAGGATGCCAAGTCACATACACTACGCTGCTGCCTCACAGAAGTCATCACTACTAAAG TGTTGAAGCCTTTGGTAGAAGTGCTGAGCGACCCAGACTCCATAAACAGGATGCTGTTGTCTCAGCtggagcagagggagcagcaggctgagcagcagaagAAAGCCTACACCTATGCTGCCTCCTATGAAGACTTCATCAAACTAATATCAACTTCTGCTGATGTCAATTTCCTCAAACAACTCAg GTATCAGATAGTGGTGGAGATTATTCATGCCACCACCATCAGCAGCCTGCCTCAGCTCAAGAAGCAGAAAG aGCGAAAAGGTAAAGAGTCTGCAGCCATGAAGGCAGACCTGCTCAGGGCCAGAGATATGAAACGATACATCAATCAGCTGACTGTTGCTAAGAAACAATGTGAGAAACGCATCCGGTTACTCGGTGGACCAAACTATGAGAATAATGAGGAAGGAGGGACTGATGACAGCGACGAGCCTCAGAGTCAGAAG ATTCTCCAGTTTGATGACATCCTGTGTAATCCAGGTTACAGGGAGCACTTCAGAGTTTACATGGAGAGAGTTGATAAGAGAGCTTTGATAAGCTTCTGGGAACTGGtggaaacactgaaaactgccaACAAG AATGAAGTGCCCCAAATAGTTGGGGAAATTTACCAGAAGTTTTTTGTGGAGAGCAGAGAGATCCCAGTGGAAAAGTTTCTCCTCAAGGAGATCCAGCAAAGTCTGGTGGGGAACAGAGGAACACAAGTCTTTGTTCGACTACAGGAACAG GTGGCTGAGACGATGAGAGAGCGTTACTACCCCTCCTTCCTGGTTTCTGACCTCTACGATAGGCTGATCAAACGTGATGAGCAGCAGAGCCACTCACAGTGTAGCActgaggaaaaggaggaaggg TGTCAGGGTCTAGATGCAGGAGAGGAGGTGGGTGATGAAGGCAGCAAAGGAATCAATGAGCAGGCCAGCTACGCTGCTACAAAACTCCGCCAATTGTATGACAAACTGGAGTACAAGCGACAGGCCCTTGGCTCTATCCAGAACGCACCCAAACCAGACAAAAAG ATTGTGAGCAAACTAAAGGAAGAGATCGGAGCCATGGAGAGAGAACACAGTGAACTGCAGCAACACATCACCAGGACCGACTGGTGGTGTGAAAACCTGGGGCACTGGAGGGCTACTATTACTACTGCTGAG GCCACAGAGGAAGGTGGTGAGACAGTAGcttgttacagtgtgtgtgttagcctgatggaaggagaggagatgacCAACAGTCGCTGGAGTGTCCAGAGGAAACTCACTGAGTTTCAGATGTTGCATCGCAAACTCACTGAG TGTTTTCCATCGTTGAAGAAACTCCAGTTACCATCCCTCAGTAAACTGCCCTTCAAATCCATCGACCAGAAATTCTTAGAGAAGAGCAAAACTCAGCTCAATGCCTTTCTCCAG cgTCTGTTGATAGATGAGCGATTGTGCCAGTCAGAGGCTCTCTATGCTTTCCTCAGCCCGTCACCAGAGCACCTCAAG GTGATGTCAATCCAGAAGAAATCTTCTTTTTCGCTGGCCTCCTTCCTGGAGAGGCTGCCTGGAGATTTCTTCTCCCATACTGAG GAGGAGGCTGATGATGACAGTGATTTGTCAGACTATGGTGATGAGACAGATGGGAAGAGAGATGCCCTGGCCGAACCCTGCTTCATGCTCATAGGAGAGATCTTTGAACTCAGAGGAA tgTTCAAGTGGGTGAGGAAGACTCTAATTGCACTAGTCCAGGTGACTTTTGGACGAACTATCAACAA ACAGATCCGGGACACAGTAAACTGGATTTTCTGTGAACAGATGTTGGTGTGTTACATCAGTGTGTTCAGGGACACTTTCTGGCCCAATGGGAAGCTGGCACCACATGTCAAGGTCCGAACAGACAGCGAACGCCGTGAAACTAAGGAACGGGCTCAACAGAAACTACTTGACAATATCCCAG atgcaCTAGTAAATCTAGTTGGCCAGCAAAATTCCCGCTATGGAATCATCAAGATCTTCAATGCCCTGCAGGAAGCTAGTGCCAACAAACATCTTCTCTAT GTATTGATGGAAATGTTACTCAAGGAAGTGTGCCCTGAACTCAGCACGGAGGTGGACAACAACTGA
- the LOC115568466 gene encoding transcription factor 7-like 1 isoform X3, giving the protein MEQVNADDHHGLLGTSWEEFSSLVQDSLMVLLDNQPIPSPPPPHTARLELNAQPQPVPEPSQFGGYGPCRPGAYSQAQYLSCEWPVIGGPLPAAPALSHPAAAPPHTYNSVPVVRLPEGFDHSLQCVGMMNGEPVYTLPAAVFPLPFSLPAAPQPSTSNSNKRKAESEQEDDRPYVKRPPNAFMLYVKEHRPHVEEDIKKKGNGAVNRVLGQRWRSLSEEQQAIYLHQAERERELHALRYPGWSVRQNYTSTSQRTLEEPRSPQTVPVPSHTTPGNSHGAAATGTDSSESA; this is encoded by the exons ATGGAGCAGGTGAATGCCGACGACCACCACGGTCTGTTGGGGACAAGTTGGGAGGAGTTTTCTTCCCTTGTCCAGGACTCCCTTATGGTCTTACTGGACAACCAACCAAtcccttcacctcctcctccccacacGGCTAGGCTGGAACTGAACGCCCAGCCTCAGCCTGTGCCTGAACCCAGTCAGTTTGGAGGATATGGTCCATGTCGCCCTGGGGCTTATAGCCAGGCACAG TACCTGTCGTGTGAGTGGCCCGTGATAGGAGGCCCGTTACCTGCAGCACCAGCCCTCAGTCACCCTGCTGCTGCCCCTCCACACACA tATAACAGTGTACCAGTGGTGAGGCTCCCCGAAGGCTTCGACCACAGCCTGCAGTGTGTGGGAATGAT GAATGGAGAGCCCGTGTACACTCTTCCAGCCGCAGTTTTCCCTCTTCCTTTTTCGCTCCCTGCTGCTCCTCAGCCGAGCACCTCCAACTCAAA cAAGAGAAAGGCTGAAAGTGAGCAGGAGGACGACCGGCCGTACGTTAAAAGGCCGCCAAATGCTTTCATGCTTTACGTGAAGGAACACAGGCCCCATGTCGAGGAGGACATTAAGAAGAAGGGAAATGGGGCTGTGAATAGAGTCCTTGGACAGAGA TGGAGGTCActgtcagaggagcagcaggccaTATACCTTCACCAGGccgaaagagaaagagagctcCACGCCCTGAGATACCCCGGCTGGTCAGTCAGACAAAACTAT ACCTCGACTTCACAGAGAACTCTGGAGGAGCCACGCTCCCCTCAGACAGTCCCAGTTCCGTCACATACCACACCAGGAAACAGCCATGGTGCAGCTGCCACAGGCACAGACTCCAGTGAAAGCGCAT gA
- the LOC115568466 gene encoding transcription factor 7-like 1 isoform X2: MEQVNADDHHGLLGTSWEEFSSLVQDSLMVLLDNQPIPSPPPPHTARLELNAQPQPVPEPSQFGGYGPCRPGAYSQAQYLSCEWPVIGGPLPAAPALSHPAAAPPHTYNSVPVVRLPEGFDHSLQCVGMMNGEPVYTLPAAVFPLPFSLPAAPQPSTSNSNKRKAESEQEDDRPYVKRPPNAFMLYVKEHRPHVEEDIKKKGNGAVNRVLGQRWRSLSEEQQAIYLHQAERERELHALRYPGWSVRQNYTSTSQRTLEEPRSPQTVPVPSHTTPGNSHGAAATGTDSSESACE, translated from the exons ATGGAGCAGGTGAATGCCGACGACCACCACGGTCTGTTGGGGACAAGTTGGGAGGAGTTTTCTTCCCTTGTCCAGGACTCCCTTATGGTCTTACTGGACAACCAACCAAtcccttcacctcctcctccccacacGGCTAGGCTGGAACTGAACGCCCAGCCTCAGCCTGTGCCTGAACCCAGTCAGTTTGGAGGATATGGTCCATGTCGCCCTGGGGCTTATAGCCAGGCACAG TACCTGTCGTGTGAGTGGCCCGTGATAGGAGGCCCGTTACCTGCAGCACCAGCCCTCAGTCACCCTGCTGCTGCCCCTCCACACACA tATAACAGTGTACCAGTGGTGAGGCTCCCCGAAGGCTTCGACCACAGCCTGCAGTGTGTGGGAATGAT GAATGGAGAGCCCGTGTACACTCTTCCAGCCGCAGTTTTCCCTCTTCCTTTTTCGCTCCCTGCTGCTCCTCAGCCGAGCACCTCCAACTCAAA cAAGAGAAAGGCTGAAAGTGAGCAGGAGGACGACCGGCCGTACGTTAAAAGGCCGCCAAATGCTTTCATGCTTTACGTGAAGGAACACAGGCCCCATGTCGAGGAGGACATTAAGAAGAAGGGAAATGGGGCTGTGAATAGAGTCCTTGGACAGAGA TGGAGGTCActgtcagaggagcagcaggccaTATACCTTCACCAGGccgaaagagaaagagagctcCACGCCCTGAGATACCCCGGCTGGTCAGTCAGACAAAACTAT ACCTCGACTTCACAGAGAACTCTGGAGGAGCCACGCTCCCCTCAGACAGTCCCAGTTCCGTCACATACCACACCAGGAAACAGCCATGGTGCAGCTGCCACAGGCACAGACTCCAGTGAAAGCGCATGTGAGTGA
- the fgl1 gene encoding fibrinogen-like protein 1: MGGQLLLLLTGLMVLTACSQPVCASDSCREEVARLREQELLLKGQLQKQEDLLHRLQLPNQPGNKDAAISNQSKDTQYTDCSQLFSAGSKSSGFYKIKPDGSPAPVKVYCDMSDGGGWIVIQRRIDGAEKFNRSWAEYKDGFGDTDAALGEFWLGNDNLHYITTQGNYSLRINLEDFDGNQRYAEYKNFKLASEKDHYRLTFGSYVGTAGDALSGSYQVGVSGWASHQGIKFSTYDQDNDNYDGNCAQEDKGGWWFNKCHSAHLNGKYYPNGHYSGSTDDGVVWYPWRGWWYSLKTSIMKLQPVDFKIDPIDDPNAVHRTPPS, encoded by the exons atgggaggccagctgctgctgctgctcacaggACTGATGGTCCTCACAGCTTGTTCACAACCTGTTTGT GCGTCAGACAGTTGCCGTGAGGAGGTGGCTCGTCTGCGGGAACAGGAGCTGCTTCTGAAGGGCCAGCTTCAGAAGCAAGAAGACCTCCTACACAGATTACAACTGCCGAACCAACCTGGCAACAAGGATGCAGCCATATCCAACCAGAGCAAGGACACCCAGTACACAG actgcTCCCAGCTCTTCAGTGCTGGCTCCAAATCCAGTGGTTTCTACAAAATCAAACCTGACGGCAGTCCTGCTCCAGTCAAAGTGTACTGTGACATGAGTGATGGAGGAGGTTGGATCGTCATTCAGAGACGGATCGATGGAGCAGAGAAGTTTAAcag gTCGTGGGCAGAGTATAAGGATGGTTTTGGAGACACGGATGCAGCATTAGGAGAGTTTTGGCTTGGAAATGACAACCTGCATTACATCACTACACAAG GGAATTATTCACTGAGGATTAACCTGGAAGACTTTGATGGCAACCAGCGCTACGCTGAGTACAAGAACTTCAAATTGGCCAGTGAAAAG GATCACTACAGACTTACCTTTGGATCATATGTGGGCACCGCTGGAGATGCTCTGTCTGGAAGTTATCAGGTTGGTGTGTCAGGGTGGGCCAGTCACCAGGGCATTAAATTTAGCACCTACGACCAGGACAACGATAACTATGACGGAAACTGCGCCCAGGAAGACAAAGGAGGCTGGTGGTTCAACAA GTGTCACTCAGCCCATCTTAACGGCAAGTACTACCCTAATGGGCACTACAGCGGGTCGACGGATGACGGTGTAGTCTGGTACCCTTGGAGAGGATGGTGGTACTCCCTGAAGACCAGCATCATGAAGCTGCAGCCCGTCGACTTCAAAATCGACCCCATTGATGATCCCAATGCCGTTCACCGCACACCACCTTCCTAG